Sequence from the Ictalurus punctatus breed USDA103 chromosome 10, Coco_2.0, whole genome shotgun sequence genome:
aaaccccttgtgtttCATTGTCACTTCACATGTCACTTCACGTGTCACTTCACTTTGAAGTATCGTGTTCCTGTGTTTTGCCTCCAGAGCCATACCAACCCTTTGTTCTTCGTCCTCGTTTCCTGGTGTTTTGATCCTCCTCTCGTCCTCGTTTCTTGGTTTTTCGTCTCTGCCTAGTTTTGCCCGTTTGCTCATCGCCTGACCCtgtgcctgtttttgactacaTTTTTGCCTatcgatttggatttgtctgcctgtatctttaataaatgctttaactgcacttgcatccgtctcaacccTGATTACATGACAGAATGGAGAAAAGCACTATTTTGAGGGAATTTTTAAAGTGTTGAAAtaactttacacataaaaaacaatcaaaattgTTGTTTGGGCTTAAATGTTTGACTGTAACTAATTATTTTCAAGAAATAAACCATTTTTGCTTGATTGATTAAATCTTTGGAGACGAAATGTAGAGATACACAATAGGATTTTGAAATAGGAGTCTGAAAGCTGACTATTGTGGCACAGGAGTATGAGGAATAGAAAACATACAGATGACATCAGATCGCATGGGTTGGAtaaaataagtgaataaataaggaATGTAAATAACTAAGACAGCTGGACATACCAAAGACAATTATAAtgatatatttactgtattttttgtaCAACTATAAATTCATGCATGTATCTAATCAGACAATCAGGTCACAGCGGtccaatgtataaaatcatacgGTTatagcttcaggtaatgttcagggtaatcaaccatcagaatgggggaaaaatgtgatctcagtgactttgactgtggcatgattgttggtgccagacgagctggtttgagtctttctgtaactgctgatctccttggattttcacacacaacagtctctagagtttactcagaatggtgcaataaagacaaaaacatccagtgagtgtcAGTTTTCCagacagaaacaccttgttgatgagagaggtcaacggagaatggccagactgaaAGAAAGACTGACAGGTCGAcagtttgagctgacagaaaggctgcagtaactcagataaccactctgtataATTGTGCTGagcacaacatgtcaaaccttgaagCAGATGGGtttcaacagcagaagatcatgttgagttccacttctgtcagctaagaacagaaagctgaggctgcagaaggcacaggctcaccaaaaccaCATCTGAGGGCAATACAACACCTTTGGGACGTGGTAAAATGGAAGATTTGAAGTATTAAAAGCACCTGAAAAATTTGCAAGAattgtgtgatgcaatcatgtcaacatgagCCAGAATcacaaaggaatgtttccaacatcttgtggaatccatgccactaAGAATTAAGCCTGTTTTGCAAGCAAAGGGatgccctacccagtattagtatagtgttcctaataaaagttCTCAGTGTGTATATGTCTCGATTCTCAACTATTTCTACTATTTATATAAAGATTCTACAGTCTGTTTGAGCTAAGCATATATCATCTCATTTTTTGCTCACATGAAATCATCAAGAACATCCACTAGCCTTTTGCTTTACTATTAGTCCTTTCATTAATCTTTAGGGATACTGATTTAATATTAAACTGTGagctttttttcctctcagtgCCAAATAAACAGTGCACTGGCATCTTTCCATGATGCCCTGGAGTTTGCTTCAGACCAAAGAGAGATCCAACATGTGTGTCTCTATGAGATCGGTATGATTCTTGTATAtcccatacagtatataaatacttTGAAGATTGCAGTGGTCAAAGTGTGTTATAAAAATcttgtatactgtgtgtgtatgtctcagGGTGGTGCAGTATGATTGAGATGAACTTTGAAGATGCTTATAAGGCTTttgaaagactgaaaaatgagTCCAGGTGGTCACAATGCTACTACGCTTATCTAACTGGAGGTATGTTTCATCATTTTTTCAGTCTGAGGTTTTTGTAAGGGATATGAGGGACACTTTAGGGGAATGCtctaataggaaaataatcagtgtcgGGGTTGTGTTATGCAGCCGACTTAAAGCAGAGTTTCattgttcttttgttgtttaagaatgacacatcatacattttattgatttatagttacattacatgttgtggaacattcacaaaacaagttcattCCTGTTATCAATTAAGTTATGAAGTTATAAATAGTCATTCTGTCACcatcctcttttctctcttttgagaTTGATAAGACAGACAAATGCAACTTGTCAAAAGTCAGAATCAGGAACCAGGAGACCAGCCAAGAGTCAGGTTGTAGAAGTATAGGAAATATATTAAGTGCAcacaaaaagcaaaataaacaaaaaaaagtgatgtgTCATAATGCTCTGATCATCAATGGTTTCCATGTCTCTGGATTATGAATGGTATCTGGTCTGGTCTGGTATGATGTGGTATTGTATGTCTCTAAAAACTCACAGCTTAAATACAGACATCTTCAGGTACAAGTCCACGTTATCAACCCCTCATGAAAACTATTTCCTAAGCATAAGAGGAGAgcgtgaaaaacaataagatatACCTAACAAAATCGTTTAGTGCTTTTCTCAGAATTCTTCTCAGAATAACCTGTTTACATGTCAGTTGTCAGTTGGGCAAAACTAAAATGAACATAATCAAATAAACAAGGAAAACATCCCACAATTGAGAAACTGTAACGTATAGACTCcgctgtcctgaagactttcctgtagcAGAAAACATAAAGTTACAGTTTCCAGTTATAAAGCGCTACCACAGGAGACTTCCATAAATGGTGAATAAATGTCTCACACAGAAACCTTCACCGTATCAatgaatacatacattttaaaattatttatgtggagcatccgccATATAAGTTCCTGTGTAAATTGGTAAAATAAACATGATAGCATACTATAAcaagtgcattcatataaaccttgcagccagaactactctcagagctgaagaccaatcagaattgacaATGATTATTGACAGTggcattatattataatataatggttggtcatttgtgttcatttatatcCCACACCAAGTATGCCAGGGTGCGTCGGGTGATTTGGACGGTGCAAACACTGTTTTCCAAGACGTACCTAAGCTCTTCAAACGCAAGAACAATCAGATCGAGCAGTTTGCATTCAGGAGGGTGAGTTTGTTACTACTAATAAACATAATTAGCAAACAGTTATCATATGCTCTAAGTTGACCTCCTGCTCTTGATACCTCTGTTCACTTCTCTTTTTCACTGATTTTACAGGCAGAGCGATTGAGGAAGCTGGGGGCCACACAGGAGCTGTGCATTCTGGGAGTTGTAGAAGTTCTCTACCTGTGGAAGGCTCTTGCAAATTGCTCATCCTCCAAACTGCAGCTCATGAGCCAAGGTGAGATaaagttcactttttttttgctccctCAGGTTcagtgtagaaccctacaaaaGAGTGTTTTCCTATTAAACAAAAGGACTCCGAGAACCCTTAACTCTCAAATGAACCCCTCAATGAGCCATTTCTAGGAGTATGATCTGTATTAGACCTCATATTAGTGTTTTGACTTTGATTCTTAAAAAGGTTTGTAGGCAGCACTGTTGAAGGAAAAAATTTGTGATCTAGAATGgtctaaaatatttttcatcCAATGACCGCAAGATTTTAGATATCTTTAGACAGACTGTTTTAACCactgcatttgttaaactggccACTGTTAAATATCCACTGACGAAAGCACAACcaacatggtgctggcaaacatagtccctatgtatggagatttttgggACAACCTGTACTTGAAACATTGACATATTCTGTTGTTTTGAGTAGGCAACTGCATCAGATCACAATACCGTCTTGGCAACTTCTACTCCTTAAATCTATAGGTTTGTCAACTCTATCCCTCAGCTGTTTAAGGATCATCTAAGAAattttaattttgtaatatttaaggGTATATTAAAAACAGTATTGAAACACAGTCCATCACTAAGAAAGAATAAATTGAGCAGGTGTCTAGTGTTGCTTTGGTTTTGCCTGGCTTTGCCTTTTTTTGTCTGACCCTAACCTTTCAGCTTCTTTCTTCTCTCAGTGCTGCAGGGTCTGGACGACCCATCTTGCCAGGGTTTAAAACACCTGCTTCTCGGTGCTATACAGAAATGTCTTGGAAACATTAAAGATGCTGTCCAGGTTTGTTTCCTATTAATCTGAATGTTAAAGCCATATGCTTGACAGTCTGCCATCCTGTAAAACTCCCAATCTAACACGGCCTTAACTGTATTCAGATAGTCCAGAGGATCTTGATTAGTTAGATcaggtgtgtgagattggaaCCAGAACAGCTTAGAATCATGCAGAACATGTGTCTGATACAGTGTGGCTGTTGTTTACAGTCTGATTAATGTACTCCGTGTTTATACTGTCGTTCAACCATACAGTCGTACCAGATGGCAGTCAGGGATGAGCTGGGTCGACTGAACAACTCTTACGTGCAGCCGTACGCCTACTACGAGCTAGGATGTGTGTTATTAGCTAAACCTGAGGTAAGCTTAAAAAGCTGAGGAAACCCAGCAAAtacaattgttttatttttgtaaatgtaaatatttttcaaaatgatctTTTATCTTGGCATCAAGACACCTGTAGCATGATGTATGAAAAGTGTATAAAAGTATAAACCATAAGGAGGAGAGTAATCCAAACAATTCATCGCGATGAAAGTCACATTGGCGATTATTGTATAGTCCTTGTACATGCAATaattttaaacagttttcaCATCCTTTTCATAATTGCATTTGAATAAattgtatattattttaaacattgcAACTATGCATCTTCCTATATAATCTATTACTACATTTCATGCCATATATAATGATTAAATTATGCTGTATATTCCATGCTTTAATTAAACCCTGCCAGAAATATGAAATAACAAATGTGCTGGTATCATTGTAAATTACAGTAAacaattctcttttttttgtttgcttgtagACTTTGAGTAAAGGAAGGTCATTGTTGCTTCAGGCAAAGGTAAGCAATATGTATCCTTGAGCATTGCGTAGTGTTTTACAGCATACACACACTAGCAGCCTGTGATGTAAATAGGAAGCAAAGCAAAAGGCAAATAGAAGGATTCTGTGATAGAACGTCATTGAACTGAAACTGTGACCAAGCGAGAAGCACTGTCTGTGACTGTCACTAGAGGAGGCACTTAGACTGACACAGTGGACAAATCAGGGTTGAAGATTATTATTGTCAAAGATGGGGTCAAGGCAAAGGGAAATAAATTCTCAAAATCCAAACTGTCGGACAAAGGTCAGAAGAGAAAATATCAGATATGACATCTACAACAAGAAAATTAAGAAAAACATGATTCAACGACTCTGACATACAGATGAATTTCACAAAATGAAATACTATAAATACATACAAtgac
This genomic interval carries:
- the ttc39c gene encoding tetratricopeptide repeat protein 39C isoform X3 — encoded protein: MESRLALLWYHTVVQPFFALDGSDSRAGLLEAKTILQKKSVTYPNSSLFIFFRGRVQRLECQINSALASFHDALEFASDQREIQHVCLYEIGWCSMIEMNFEDAYKAFERLKNESRWSQCYYAYLTGVCQGASGDLDGANTVFQDVPKLFKRKNNQIEQFAFRRAERLRKLGATQELCILGVVEVLYLWKALANCSSSKLQLMSQVLQGLDDPSCQGLKHLLLGAIQKCLGNIKDAVQSYQMAVRDELGRLNNSYVQPYAYYELGCVLLAKPETLSKGRSLLLQAKENCTGYDFENRLHVRIHTALASVKEVVPL